The following DNA comes from Alnus glutinosa chromosome 6, dhAlnGlut1.1, whole genome shotgun sequence.
ATCATGCAACGTCTGCAACCAATCGGATCTCATGAAGATGAAAAACAGTAGAAACTGTGATTTTAACAGGAAACCATCAGAGAACACATGACGTGAAATCTGTCTATGACATTATTCATTATTAAAGTATTCTTCGTTTGTCTTAAATCTAGAGTGCTgggaaattcaagaaaataatcTCATTTGTCTCAAATCTAAAGTGCCAGGAAACTCAAGAAGAAAAGAGTATCACTGGAAACTAAACCCAAGGACTCCCTGAAAATGCTGCATTGCATCACTGGAAACTAAACCCAAGGACTCCCTGAAAATTAATGGTGCCTTTCATCAAGGACCCACGTAGAAGGACCAATCAGACTAATAAACGCAGCAGGTTGGTCCAAATAAAGAGTTTGACTCAAAATTGAAGGAAgataatgaataaaaataaataagtgtaaTCAACAACGTTGGGTGATTCAACCTGTGTGTGCGTgcgtgggtgtgtgtgtgtgtgtgtgcgcgcgcgagagagagagagagagagagagagagaggacaggGGGTGGGTTCTTCTTGTCGAAAGGCAATCAGATCCTTGGTACCTGATAGATGTAGAAAATACGATCCGAAGCAATTTCAAGCTGCACATCAGAGTAGTTGATTGGAGATCGGTAGTGGGACTCCATCAAGAAAAGTCTCAAAGCCAGTGGATGGTAAAGGTCTATAACCTGGGAAAACATTAATTCTTATACCATGGGATGATTACAAAATTGACGCTGATGCAAAAACTTAAGGACTCAAAGAAGATGATAAAGTCagttacataaaataaaacaaaataggaaaacaattgatttccctaaacCAGACAGAATCCTTTACCTGCCGAATTGTAAAGAAGTTTCCAAGGGATTTGGACATTTTCTCTGAGTCAACAGTGACAAAGCCGTTGTGTATCCAGTAGCTTATATTGCTCTGTTTACATGCAGCACAACTCTGAGCAATTTCATTTTCGTGGTGGGGAAACACAAGGTCCATTCCTCCACCATGTATGTCAAAAGAGTAACCGAGATGAGCAGCACTCATGGCACTACACTCAATATGCCAACCAGGTCTTCCAAGACCCCATGGGCTCTCCCAACATGGCTCTCCCTCCTTTGCAGCCTGCAAAATTTTATAAACTCTTAAAATAACTTTCAACTAATTCTGAACCGAAGCTTGGATGCAaacatgataaataataatgttCATCAGTGTAAATACACAACCAAACGATATTATAAGGGGAAGGGACCGATCAGAACAATAACCAAAGAGGATATCAGAAGTGATGATTTGCcaacaccaaaaaatgtcaaaatttacCAACCAATTTCCATATATCTAGTCTATTTCCTATAGAATCATTTAGTTAAAGAAACTTAATGCATTTCACATTAAAAAATCTTTAGAGCAAATTTCATTGTCTTCATCGCATGCATAGATCTACACCTCCAAGTCAACAAGTATTCACAACATGTTACATGCGCGAGTACGTTGTCAAACCACACATAAACATGTAGGTGCACACACGCACACGCATGAATTCTACAAACTGGACTCCCTTACAGATCTGCTAAGAGTAAACATAAAAGCTCAGATTTCCCAATTCTGATTTTTCAATAATTTGTATTGATCATGCAAGTGCTTTTGCTATAATTGTAATGAACACTTGCCTTCCATAGAGCAAAATCAGCAGGATTTTTCTTCCTTGAGTCCACAGCAACCCGCTCACCAGCTCGATTATCTTCTAATTTTCGCCCAGATAATCGTCCATATTCTGGAAACTTGTATACATCGAAGTACACGTCCCCATCAACTCCATAGGCATACCCATTATCAAGAATCTGCCAAGAAGTGTGTCAATGAATTAAATGAACATATCTCATGTTTCAAGGAAAAGCATCCAAGAAAGCAAGAGCGGTATATAACATATACAAATACATTCCttgaaaatcaaaaaataatttagaggaTAAGTGTGAAGTTATTGCAGAATATATTCATAGTGCCATTATACTAAAAAGTCAATAACGTGTAGCACCTTGAGACAATAGATAATTTATACCAACAGTCTCAAAGTTAATGCAGAATCTGTTCATTTTGCAATAATGCTAGTATGCAACAAAAAAGGGGTCAAAATCAATAAAGGCACCTGCTTGATCATGTCAATGATTTGGGGCATGTGATCTGATACTCGTGGTTCAACAGAAGGTGGCAGGCAATGAAGTAATGTCATATCTTGACGAAACTCTTCGCAGTAGCGTCTGCTCAAACTGATTGGATCCTCCCCTAATTCATTTGCCCGAGCAATTATCTACAGAATTTGAAAAGTGCAGACTCAGCTATCCTGTCATACCAATGTGAAAAGAAGAAGTTGGTATTTGGTATCCAGTTCTTGTAGCACAATAACATCAAACCTGATTGACATATGAAGAGCTACAACCCAAATTACAACATTGTCGAACAGGACAGTAACAGACATCAAGAGATCAAATGAAAGATGCATATAACCAAGAATTAGAGGGCTCAAGTTGTAGAATGTGAACAAATAAGTCATACTCAGAAATTAAGAGAACATATCCAACATTTAAGCACGCTTGGCATTTCGGGGGTGGGGGGGAGAATTCTCGATCTTCAAGTTAGTTCGACGTTTAGATGCTAAATTTATTAAACTCCCTTAAATTGGAACTCAAGAAAGCACTTATTTCAGAACTCCTAAAACTACAAAAAGCTTAATGTGTATATGTAAAACCGAATTAACACCCGACTCCTGCAATTACATTTTTCATGACCATTTAGTTTAGTGGTTTCAAAACTCAAGGTTTGGCCTGTGTCTTTTAAAATGCGaatttttctaagtttttaaaccgccattttttttcaaacgcacACCctcgattttgtttaaaaagggGCTTTTGGCCTACGAAATCACGGGGCCAATCTTAGTGATTCAACCAAAGTCTATTCAACAGAAGGGAGAGCCCAACCAAATGGATTCGTGGACGTTCAGATACAAAGCCAATAAAGTATGCATCAATTTTTATTCGAAATCCCAACAAGCCCATCACACAATTTACCaagcagaaaataaaatcaatgcTGAAATTTGTAATTCTTAAGCGATAGCTAACTGGGCAATTTCAGCTCACCTTGTCGTCCACATCGGTAAAATTCCGTACATAACGGACCTCACACCCCAAATGCCTAAGATATCTGcctaaacaaacacaaacacatcaACCACAttaccaaaacccaaaaaaaaaaaaacatatttttctacatatatatacacaaatatatggagagaaatagagagggaAGTGAAGACCTGTAGAGAACATCAAAAGTGACATAGACGCGGGCGTGGCCGATATGGCTGAGATCATAAGCTGTGACTCCGCACACGTACATGCCCACCAGACCCTCCACTTTGGGCTTGAACACTTGCTTCTTCTTGCTCATCGTGTTGTACAGCCACAGCTCCGtcgacgacgacgacgatgGAACCGAAGGCTGAGGGGAGCTCAGAGAACTGAGACGAGTACAGCGGATAAGGCTGCTCTTCTTGGGCTTGGGCTTGAAGAAGAGGGTGTGCGAGTGGTGGGTTGTGAGTCGAATCGTCCGTACCGAGTTGGGGAATCGGATTGGGGAGAAGGGTCTGTAGAACTTGAGAAGCGTAGCCATTTCGGCTGTTTCGGTGGTTCTGCTCTCCGATTTGCTGTCGTTTTGGGTTTAAGCTTTTGGTACCCCTAGAATTTGAGGTCAAAAAAGATTAATGAATGGGGATAATATAAACGGACAACCGTTAGCCGTTTAGAATttttatgataaaaaaataggattttttttttttaaaaaaaatcttaattttatttttatcaatattaAGTAGATAATTGAATGATAATCACTAAGTCGATATAAATGATAAATATTGATATAGCAACATTATAATTCGGGCGGCACCATATATCACCCCAAATTATCGGGATAGAGATAAAAAGATAATACCACCCAAAATTATAGCAACGGTCCTCTCTCgaacatgtttttttaaaattgtttttatgtttttaagagtgttttgtgtttagattgtttgttattatttttcggACAGAAATTacctacaaatcggtttgtaggaaatttcatacaacccacatataataGTGACATgtatcatttaaacatgtgagaagcacatgtttttttattaatgctataaaaatgtgagaagcacatgccaagggacatatatcaatcttatatgtgggttatatgaaatttcctacaaactagtttgtaggaaatttctgtccacaTTGGTCTAAAACGGAATGTTTCTTTGGTATTTAAGAACCTTTTTTGgaaatcttataaaaataaataattttttttaaaaaaaaaaaagtacacatattttAAACTACCACATTACTATCAATatcccccgccccccccccccccccaaaaggacccaaactactaattgtgtcaatgtttttcttaaactatcaaaaaattgtcaatatacctctcaatgacaaaaataaccttcacaaaaatttaaaaactcggattttcaatttttttttgttttcttttttgttttttttaataattttctgtttttttatcctttttttttcttaaaaaagttcatatttttttgtttttttttttttaaaaaaaaatcattttatttctttctttttttccgaatttataaagatatttttttcttatttaaaaaaattttagtgTTTCTTTGTTGGTTTTCGAGttcattgacattttttttttctttttagttttagaaAAACATCGATACAATTGGCAGTTTCAAGAATTTAGAGTTACTTTTGTGTCTTTGTTGGTTTTCAAGttcattgacatttttttttttttttttttttgtagtttaggaaAAACATTGATAAAATTGATAGTTTCaagaggacattgacaattaggTGAGGTGGTAATTTGGGAAGATACGTgtaattttccttctttttttttaaaaaaaagtaaacatatTTTCCTTAAACTATCACATTACTATCAATATCCCCCCAAAGGGCTTAAACTACTAATTGTATCAATGTTTTccctaaattatcaaaaaattgtcaatatacctcccaataacaaaaatacccttcacaaaattataagaattctaaaaattaaa
Coding sequences within:
- the LOC133870702 gene encoding cysteine--tRNA ligase, chloroplastic/mitochondrial isoform X3 gives rise to the protein MTLLHCLPPSVEPRVSDHMPQIIDMIKQILDNGYAYGVDGDVYFDVYKFPEYGRLSGRKLEDNRAGERVAVDSRKKNPADFALWKAAKEGEPCWESPWGLGRPGWHIECSAMSAAHLGYSFDIHGGGMDLVFPHHENEIAQSCAACKQSNISYWIHNGFVTVDSEKMSKSLGNFFTIRQVIDLYHPLALRLFLMESHYRSPINYSDVQLEIASDRIFYIYQTLHDCENVLSQNEVAIRADLIPPDTANCINDFQNIFGASMSDDLHTPVVLAAISDPLKTINDLLHTRKGKKQDLRMESLAALERIIRNVLTVLGLMPTSYSEVLQQLMEKALKRAKLTEDQVLKKIEERTAARRNKEYEKSDAVRKDLAAVGIALMDSAEGTTWRPAVPLALQEQQVTAT
- the LOC133870702 gene encoding cysteine--tRNA ligase, chloroplastic/mitochondrial isoform X1 — its product is MATLLKFYRPFSPIRFPNSVRTIRLTTHHSHTLFFKPKPKKSSLIRCTRLSSLSSPQPSVPSSSSSTELWLYNTMSKKKQVFKPKVEGLVGMYVCGVTAYDLSHIGHARVYVTFDVLYRYLRHLGCEVRYVRNFTDVDDKIIARANELGEDPISLSRRYCEEFRQDMTLLHCLPPSVEPRVSDHMPQIIDMIKQILDNGYAYGVDGDVYFDVYKFPEYGRLSGRKLEDNRAGERVAVDSRKKNPADFALWKAAKEGEPCWESPWGLGRPGWHIECSAMSAAHLGYSFDIHGGGMDLVFPHHENEIAQSCAACKQSNISYWIHNGFVTVDSEKMSKSLGNFFTIRQVIDLYHPLALRLFLMESHYRSPINYSDVQLEIASDRIFYIYQTLHDCENVLSQNEVAIRADLIPPDTANCINDFQNIFGASMSDDLHTPVVLAAISDPLKTINDLLHTRKGKKQDLRMESLAALERIIRNVLTVLGLMPTSYSEVLQQLMEKALKRAKLTEDQVLKKIEERTAARRNKEYEKSDAVRKDLAAVGIALMDSAEGTTWRPAVPLALQEQQVTAT
- the LOC133870702 gene encoding cysteine--tRNA ligase, chloroplastic/mitochondrial isoform X2, translating into MISAISATPASMSLLMFSTGRYLRHLGCEVRYVRNFTDVDDKIIARANELGEDPISLSRRYCEEFRQDMTLLHCLPPSVEPRVSDHMPQIIDMIKQILDNGYAYGVDGDVYFDVYKFPEYGRLSGRKLEDNRAGERVAVDSRKKNPADFALWKAAKEGEPCWESPWGLGRPGWHIECSAMSAAHLGYSFDIHGGGMDLVFPHHENEIAQSCAACKQSNISYWIHNGFVTVDSEKMSKSLGNFFTIRQVIDLYHPLALRLFLMESHYRSPINYSDVQLEIASDRIFYIYQTLHDCENVLSQNEVAIRADLIPPDTANCINDFQNIFGASMSDDLHTPVVLAAISDPLKTINDLLHTRKGKKQDLRMESLAALERIIRNVLTVLGLMPTSYSEVLQQLMEKALKRAKLTEDQVLKKIEERTAARRNKEYEKSDAVRKDLAAVGIALMDSAEGTTWRPAVPLALQEQQVTAT